Proteins from one Nothobranchius furzeri strain GRZ-AD unplaced genomic scaffold, NfurGRZ-RIMD1 Scf099, whole genome shotgun sequence genomic window:
- the LOC139065193 gene encoding zinc finger protein 420-like translates to MRAHTGEKPYPCETCGKCFRDSGSLTEHMRTHTGEKPFPCKTCGKCFTISGNLTKHMRIHTGEKPYPCKTCGKCFTISSSLTAHMRTHTGEKPYPCETCGKCFRDSSVLTKHMRTHTGDKPYPCETCGKCFTKSGNLTTHMRTHTGEKPYPCKTCGKCFRDSGNLTTHMRTHTGEKPYPCKTCGKCFRQRGSLTAHMRTHTGGKPYPCKTCGKCFRDSSVLTKHMRTHTGDKPYPCETCGKCFTKSGNLTAHMRTHTGEKPYPCETCGKCFRDSGSLTAHMRTHTGEKPYPCKTCGKCFRQRGSLTAHMRTHTGGKPYPCKTCGKCFTKSGNLTAHMRTHTGEKPYPCETCGKCFSISSSLTKHMRIHTGEKPYPCETCGKCFSISSSLTKHMRIHTGEKPYPCETCGKCFRDSSSLTKHMRTHTGDKPYPCETCGKCFTKSGNLTAHMRTHTGEKPYPCETCGKCFRDSGSLTAHMRTHTGEKPYPCKTCGKCFTISGCLTKHIRTHTGEN, encoded by the coding sequence ATGAgagctcacacaggtgagaagccatatccatgtgaaacttgtggtaaatgttttagagacAGTGGTAGCTTGActgaacacatgagaactcacacaggtgagaagccatttccatgtaaaacttgtggtaaatgttttactatcagtggtaacttgactaaacacatgagaattcacacaggtgagaagccatatccatgtaaaacttgtggtaaatgttttactatcaGTAGTAGCTTGactgcacacatgagaactcacacaggtgagaagccatatccatgtgaaacttgtggtaaatgttttagagacagtagtgtcttgactaaacacatgagaactcacacaggtgacaagccatatccatgtgaaacttgtggtaaatgttttactaaaagtggtaacttgactacacacatgagaactcacacaggtgagaagccatatccatgtaaaacttgtggtaaatgttttagagacagtggtaacttgactacacacatgagaactcacacaggtgagaagccatatccatgtaaaacttgtggtaaatgttttagacaGCGTGGTAGCTTGactgcacacatgagaactcacacaggtgggaagccatatccatgtaaaacttgtggtaaatgttttagagacagtagtgtcttgactaaacacatgagaactcacacaggtgacaagccatatccatgtgaaacttgtggtaaatgttttactaaaaGTGGTAACTTGactgcacacatgagaactcacacaggtgagaagccatatccatgtgaaacttgtggtaaatgttttagagacagtggtagcttgactgcacacatgagaactcacacaggtgagaagccatatccatgtaaaacttgtggtaaatgttttagacaGCGTGGTAGCTTGactgcacacatgagaactcacacaggtgggaagccatatccatgtaaaacttgtggtaaatgttttactaaaaGTGGTAACTTGactgcacacatgagaactcacacaggtgagaagccatatccatgtgaaacttgtggtaaatgttttagtatcAGTAGtagcttgactaaacacatgagaattcacacaggtgagaagccatatccatgtgaaacttgtggtaaatgttttagtatcAGTAGtagcttgactaaacacatgagaattcacacaggtgagaagccatatccatgtgaaacttgtggtaaatgttttagagacagtagtagcttgactaaacacatgagaactcacacaggtgacaagccatatccatgtgaaacttgtggtaaatgttttactaaaaGTGGTAACTTGactgcacacatgagaactcacacaggtgagaagccatatccatgtgaaacttgtggtaaatgttttagag